In the genome of Taurinivorans muris, one region contains:
- a CDS encoding phage late control D family protein yields the protein MLTQKTRRAYVRILYKNKELTRDITQFIAKFEYTERLDGEADDISLSFLDKYGTFIYEHFLPDRGDTLIPTLYFEHWYKEDEIHEVSLGEFEVDEFEIENSLGSQIISIKAVPALVNSSLAGQKKNRAWENVKLSAVAGDIANTQGVELLYQAKEILLRRVDQKNQSDLVFLAGVCRQNGLRLKVADNKIIIEESKEQEKRRIITQSDYCSFNVRVQSQDVYNGVHIKYYDALEEKDFEYQFTPQNAPKVGKVLELNDRVKNFAEAEQVAKARLREKNKKAVELTMKIYPNPFIRCGTRLEFSPVAYLGETFIVSEMNYSLDGKTLLQNLKLNLCLEY from the coding sequence ATGCTTACACAAAAAACGCGTCGCGCTTATGTGAGAATTTTGTATAAAAACAAAGAGCTGACCAGGGACATCACGCAGTTCATCGCAAAATTTGAGTATACGGAACGGCTTGACGGCGAGGCTGACGATATTTCCCTTTCTTTTTTGGATAAGTACGGAACATTCATTTATGAGCATTTCCTGCCTGACCGTGGGGACACGCTCATTCCGACACTGTATTTTGAACACTGGTATAAAGAAGACGAAATCCATGAAGTTTCTTTGGGTGAGTTTGAAGTGGACGAGTTTGAAATCGAGAACAGCTTGGGCTCGCAGATTATCAGTATAAAGGCTGTGCCGGCTTTGGTAAATTCTTCATTGGCGGGACAGAAAAAAAACAGGGCTTGGGAAAATGTGAAACTCTCTGCTGTCGCAGGCGACATAGCGAACACGCAGGGCGTGGAACTGCTGTACCAAGCGAAGGAAATTCTCTTACGGCGTGTGGACCAGAAAAACCAGTCCGACCTTGTCTTTTTGGCGGGCGTTTGCAGGCAGAACGGCTTGCGCCTGAAAGTTGCTGACAACAAAATCATTATCGAAGAAAGCAAAGAGCAGGAAAAAAGACGAATCATAACCCAAAGCGATTATTGCTCGTTCAATGTGCGCGTGCAAAGTCAGGACGTGTATAACGGCGTGCATATAAAATATTACGATGCCTTGGAAGAGAAAGATTTTGAATATCAATTTACGCCACAAAACGCCCCGAAAGTTGGCAAGGTTTTGGAACTCAATGACAGGGTGAAGAACTTTGCGGAAGCGGAGCAGGTGGCTAAGGCGCGGCTTAGGGAAAAAAACAAAAAGGCTGTGGAGCTTACCATGAAAATTTATCCCAATCCGTTTATCCGTTGCGGGACAAGGCTTGAATTCAGCCCCGTGGCGTATTTGGGAGAAACCTTTATCGTTTCGGAGATGAATTACAGCCTTGACGGGAAAACGCTTTTGCAAAATTTAAAACTCAACCTCTGTTTGGAGTATTGA
- a CDS encoding type II toxin-antitoxin system YafQ family toxin, whose protein sequence is MADTPIQWTNAFKKDYKREKKKNANLDALLMPLLAKLVNNEPLEERHHDHLLTGDKKGYRDCHIKPDLLLIYQKPDLDTLILIRLGSHAEIF, encoded by the coding sequence ATGGCTGATACCCCCATTCAATGGACAAACGCTTTTAAAAAAGATTATAAAAGGGAAAAAAAAAAAAATGCAAATCTTGATGCTCTTCTTATGCCCTTGCTTGCAAAGCTTGTTAATAACGAACCGTTGGAAGAACGTCATCACGACCATTTGCTGACAGGGGATAAAAAAGGGTATAGAGATTGCCATATTAAACCCGATTTACTCCTCATTTATCAAAAGCCCGATTTGGATACCCTCATTTTAATCAGACTCGGCTCGCATGCCGAAATATTTTAA
- a CDS encoding type II toxin-antitoxin system HicB family antitoxin: MKYYYAYILKDKKTGYTVFFPDFPEATTQGDTIEECLDLGDEALNITLEEYIRERRNVPEPSKLNEVKKKAKAKMKEYAELLDLSFEPLIQFFKASDTSQKPVKITVSFPKSALENIDKKAEQLGLTRSGFLVKAALAYE; this comes from the coding sequence ATGAAATATTATTATGCATATATTTTAAAAGATAAAAAAACTGGATATACCGTATTTTTTCCAGATTTTCCAGAAGCTACAACTCAAGGCGATACTATCGAAGAATGTCTTGATTTAGGAGATGAAGCTTTAAATATTACACTTGAAGAATATATTAGAGAACGAAGAAATGTGCCCGAACCTTCCAAACTGAACGAAGTAAAGAAAAAAGCTAAAGCAAAAATGAAAGAGTATGCAGAATTGCTTGATTTATCTTTTGAACCTCTTATCCAATTTTTTAAGGCTTCTGATACCAGTCAAAAACCAGTAAAAATAACCGTGAGTTTCCCAAAATCAGCTTTAGAAAACATCGACAAAAAAGCCGAACAATTAGGGCTTACCCGATCAGGATTTTTAGTAAAAGCAGCTCTTGCTTATGAGTAA
- a CDS encoding phage tail tape measure protein — MSRKEVEYSFAIGAALSSSFRSAVTGAKREFTGIAKRIQELEETDTNKIGSQFIRQKEHIKNLGKELTTAEGKLKLLQNQSKEAGKHTKIFELQVQEAEKDVSRLSQALDRNVASYQRNIAQIRNTQGSVSGLAAKYANLSLEMEKANSFQNRFKALQEKQERFRANRSSIQAEMMQTAVPAFALSLPIKQAVEFEASMADVAKTMDGMRDDDGNLTVKYYEMEQAVKNMARQIPLSHEEIASLFAAAGQQGLTELSDIQEFVTMSAQMATAFGISQEQAADAIGGYRASLGLSFEETRSMLDLMNQFANMSSATEQDIAEVVRRIGSLGGQAGMAVKPMTALSATLVSMKVPPEQAATGIKNFLLTMTSGNAATKQQSIAFRKLGFDTVKLAKAMQEDAPNAVLSLLNSLKKLPKHEQLSTMQTLFGKESLNVISPLLSQLDLVTRNLEICADETQYAGAMAKEAGVRWQSTAGQLQTLKNKTNEVAINLGSALLPAINDTIAGVSPLITNFAEFAKENPEVVKNIVGTAGALLGLKMTTLAARYAINGLRTVWTVGKIAGTAFSFAVKTQTYSLARQKAFMLASAAATKISTAAHWAGRNAAYAFSFMTQRQTYSLAAQKVAMLAASTATKAGTAAQWLLNAALTANPIGIIIVGLGAAAAAMYALYQTCEPVRKAFDWVFSGIASFVKEIWDGIVMLWNGLKSLGQAVGLIDEDKDIDLTVNKNLSEKLSPAADAVANPFSVFSASAAAEDFISQSEYRQNFSNAQDMQISVPMTFNVQGLDQNEFRRQMEHARPDIEEIIRKVMEKIAHQKERISFAN, encoded by the coding sequence ATGAGCAGAAAAGAAGTTGAATACAGTTTCGCGATAGGCGCAGCCTTATCTTCAAGTTTCAGGTCTGCCGTGACAGGTGCGAAAAGGGAATTTACGGGAATTGCCAAAAGAATCCAAGAACTGGAAGAAACGGATACCAATAAAATCGGTTCGCAGTTCATACGGCAGAAAGAGCATATTAAAAATCTCGGAAAGGAGCTGACAACAGCGGAGGGAAAACTGAAACTTCTGCAAAACCAAAGCAAAGAAGCGGGCAAACATACCAAGATTTTTGAATTGCAGGTTCAGGAAGCGGAAAAAGATGTCAGCAGGCTTTCACAGGCTCTTGACAGGAATGTTGCAAGCTATCAAAGAAATATAGCCCAAATCAGAAATACGCAAGGTTCCGTGTCCGGTTTGGCGGCAAAATATGCCAATCTCTCTCTTGAAATGGAAAAGGCGAACAGCTTTCAAAACAGGTTTAAAGCCCTGCAGGAAAAGCAGGAGCGTTTCAGGGCGAACCGTTCGTCCATTCAGGCGGAAATGATGCAAACCGCTGTTCCTGCTTTTGCTCTTTCTTTGCCCATAAAACAGGCTGTTGAATTTGAAGCTTCCATGGCGGATGTGGCTAAAACCATGGACGGCATGCGTGACGATGACGGCAATCTGACAGTCAAATATTATGAAATGGAACAGGCTGTTAAAAACATGGCAAGACAAATTCCTCTGTCCCATGAAGAAATTGCAAGCCTTTTCGCTGCCGCCGGACAGCAGGGTTTGACGGAATTGTCCGATATTCAGGAATTTGTGACCATGTCTGCGCAAATGGCAACGGCGTTCGGCATAAGCCAGGAACAGGCGGCGGACGCCATCGGCGGCTATCGGGCGAGTTTGGGGCTCAGCTTCGAGGAAACTCGCTCTATGCTTGATTTGATGAACCAGTTTGCGAACATGTCTTCGGCAACGGAACAGGATATTGCGGAAGTTGTCAGACGTATTGGTTCCCTTGGCGGTCAGGCAGGTATGGCAGTAAAACCAATGACAGCGTTATCCGCAACACTTGTCAGTATGAAAGTTCCCCCTGAACAGGCAGCAACAGGTATAAAAAACTTTCTTTTAACCATGACCTCAGGTAATGCTGCCACAAAACAACAAAGTATTGCCTTTAGAAAACTTGGCTTTGATACTGTAAAACTAGCCAAAGCTATGCAGGAGGACGCCCCTAATGCTGTCTTATCCTTATTAAATTCTTTGAAAAAATTGCCTAAGCATGAGCAACTTTCAACAATGCAGACGCTTTTTGGCAAAGAAAGCTTAAACGTTATTTCTCCCTTGCTTTCACAGCTTGATTTAGTAACAAGAAATTTAGAAATTTGTGCTGATGAAACACAATATGCCGGAGCAATGGCAAAAGAAGCAGGCGTTAGGTGGCAGTCAACTGCCGGGCAGCTGCAAACATTAAAAAATAAAACAAATGAAGTCGCTATCAATTTAGGCTCTGCCTTGCTTCCGGCGATAAATGATACCATAGCCGGCGTTAGCCCGCTTATTACCAATTTTGCCGAGTTTGCAAAAGAAAATCCCGAAGTTGTAAAAAATATCGTCGGTACGGCAGGGGCTTTGCTCGGTCTGAAAATGACAACCCTTGCCGCAAGGTATGCCATAAACGGTTTGCGAACCGTCTGGACTGTGGGGAAAATAGCTGGTACAGCCTTTTCTTTTGCGGTGAAAACACAAACATATTCACTTGCGAGGCAGAAAGCCTTCATGCTGGCAAGCGCGGCGGCAACAAAAATAAGCACAGCCGCCCACTGGGCGGGAAGAAATGCCGCTTACGCTTTTTCTTTTATGACACAGCGGCAGACGTATTCTTTAGCCGCGCAAAAAGTCGCCATGCTGGCGGCCAGCACGGCGACAAAGGCGGGCACGGCGGCGCAATGGCTTTTAAATGCCGCTTTGACGGCAAACCCCATAGGCATAATTATTGTCGGTTTGGGAGCGGCGGCTGCCGCCATGTACGCCCTGTATCAAACCTGCGAGCCCGTGCGTAAGGCTTTCGACTGGGTTTTCAGCGGAATAGCGAGTTTTGTCAAGGAAATATGGGACGGGATAGTCATGTTATGGAACGGTTTGAAAAGTCTGGGGCAGGCTGTCGGGCTTATTGACGAAGATAAAGACATTGATTTGACGGTGAATAAAAATCTGTCGGAAAAATTAAGTCCCGCCGCCGATGCGGTCGCCAATCCGTTTTCGGTATTTTCCGCTTCCGCCGCCGCCGAGGATTTCATCAGTCAATCGGAATATCGACAAAACTTTTCCAATGCGCAGGATATGCAGATTTCCGTGCCTATGACGTTCAACGTCCAAGGCTTGGATCAAAACGAATTTCGCAGACAAATGGAACACGCCCGTCCCGACATTGAGGAGATAATCAGAAAAGTCATGGAAAAAATAGCACACCAGAAAGAAAGGATAAGTTTTGCAAACTAA
- a CDS encoding phage baseplate assembly protein V has translation MDIRELLRVGTVTVKDPENMCCRVTFSDTPTNAVTSYWLPVLVTRAHGDTYYDLPDIGSKVLCAFLPNGHEEGFILGSYYPKGKAPETDGDIYCHAFKDGTYIEYNRKEHRLFASCVGDVEITAQNNMKINADNVSIKAQGIINLLASQIIAQEG, from the coding sequence ATGGATATACGGGAATTATTGAGGGTCGGAACGGTTACCGTAAAAGACCCCGAAAATATGTGCTGCAGGGTGACTTTTTCAGATACGCCAACGAACGCCGTAACCTCTTACTGGCTTCCTGTTTTGGTTACCCGTGCCCATGGCGACACGTATTACGATTTGCCTGACATCGGCTCAAAGGTGCTTTGCGCTTTTTTGCCGAACGGGCACGAAGAAGGCTTTATTTTAGGCTCGTATTACCCGAAGGGAAAAGCACCCGAAACCGACGGTGATATTTATTGCCATGCGTTCAAGGACGGGACGTATATAGAATACAATAGGAAAGAGCATAGACTGTTTGCTTCCTGCGTTGGCGATGTGGAAATTACGGCGCAAAATAATATGAAAATAAATGCAGACAATGTTTCTATCAAGGCACAGGGTATTATCAACTTACTGGCTTCACAAATCATTGCTCAAGAGGGATAA
- a CDS encoding type II toxin-antitoxin system RelB/DinJ family antitoxin, whose protein sequence is MSQSQIVQARINKEIKEEASTVLANFGLSISDIIRIVLTRVAHEKAIPSALFTSNPETLQAIHDVETKNIHTASSLENMFKELNKDG, encoded by the coding sequence ATGTCACAAAGCCAAATCGTCCAAGCCCGCATAAATAAAGAAATAAAAGAAGAAGCAAGCACGGTTTTAGCCAATTTCGGCTTATCCATTTCCGACATAATCAGAATTGTTTTAACCCGTGTCGCCCATGAAAAGGCTATTCCGTCAGCACTGTTCACTTCCAACCCCGAAACGCTGCAAGCCATACACGACGTTGAAACAAAAAACATTCATACCGCCTCCTCATTGGAAAATATGTTCAAGGAATTGAATAAAGATGGCTGA
- a CDS encoding type II toxin-antitoxin system HicA family toxin, which translates to MKRKDILQKLAEAGLIFKEGGNHTKVYSKEGKFLSVISRQNEINELRVRDIEKQTGVKLK; encoded by the coding sequence ATGAAACGCAAGGATATACTCCAAAAATTAGCCGAAGCAGGGCTTATTTTCAAAGAAGGAGGAAACCATACTAAGGTTTATTCAAAAGAAGGTAAATTTTTAAGCGTAATAAGCAGACAAAATGAAATAAATGAATTGCGTGTCCGTGATATCGAAAAGCAAACAGGCGTAAAACTTAAATAA
- a CDS encoding type II toxin-antitoxin system HicB family antitoxin, with product MKTKQKDIYVYPVIFRNEGEKGIAILVPDLDVATCAETEEKAFLASRELISITIMGLEEDGERIPPASSVSEIALEKNDTVSLIDVFMPAVRLANRNKAVNRTVTLPAWLNAKALEYNINFSQLLQEAIKKELHLS from the coding sequence ATGAAAACAAAACAAAAAGACATATATGTTTATCCCGTTATTTTCAGAAACGAAGGTGAAAAAGGAATTGCAATACTTGTTCCCGATTTGGACGTTGCAACCTGTGCGGAAACAGAAGAAAAAGCCTTTTTGGCATCAAGGGAGCTTATCAGCATCACTATCATGGGATTGGAGGAAGACGGCGAAAGGATACCGCCTGCAAGTTCTGTTTCTGAAATAGCTCTTGAAAAAAACGATACGGTCAGTCTTATAGATGTTTTTATGCCTGCCGTCCGCTTGGCAAACAGAAATAAAGCCGTAAATAGAACAGTTACCTTGCCCGCATGGCTCAATGCGAAGGCTTTGGAATATAACATTAATTTTTCACAATTATTGCAAGAAGCTATAAAAAAAGAATTGCATTTATCATAA
- a CDS encoding type II toxin-antitoxin system HicA family toxin — translation MGLFFTHHIDIFYYFIWGGYSSKEIIKILEQDGWYEVNCTGGHHQFRHPTKKGRVTVSHPYEDIPPSTLKSIFKQANIELK, via the coding sequence TTGGGCTTATTTTTTACTCATCATATTGATATTTTTTATTATTTTATATGGGGAGGCTATTCTTCAAAAGAAATTATAAAAATCCTGGAGCAAGACGGCTGGTATGAAGTGAACTGCACCGGCGGTCATCATCAATTCAGACATCCGACCAAAAAAGGACGCGTAACCGTCAGCCACCCTTATGAAGATATTCCCCCAAGCACGCTGAAATCCATTTTTAAACAAGCAAACATCGAATTGAAATAA